The Streptomyces tendae DNA segment ACGGCGATCCGCGCCGGGTGCCGGTCCACCGGCGCCACGGGGGCGGCGGTCGCGGTGGGCAGCGCCACCCGGGCGGTGGCGAAGACGTCGGCGGGCTCGCCCTGGGTGGCGCGGGCGTCGTCCCAGATCAGGTCGCCCTCCGCGGTGACGGGCATGGCGTCGAGTTCCATGGCACGTCCCTCGCTCACGGCGGCCAGCAGGGACATGTGCGGCCGCAGCAGCTGCCACAGTCCGGCTCCGACGACGGTGTCCGGCTTGGGTGCGGACACGCCGGCCCGCACCAGCCGCGGCGTCGTGCCGTCCGCCGGCTCGAACACCGCGTGCACCTGCGCCTGCACGGCGGTGGCGTGTTCGTGCAGGTCGACACCGAGTGGCAGCAGACGGCCGGTGACCTCCGTGACGGCTGTCGCCTGGTCCGCACCCGGCAGCGTCAGCAGCATCGCCCGCGACCACAGGTCGGCCCACCGGCGCACCGGCACCCGCTCCAGAGTGGCGCCGGGGCACGAGGCGGCGAGTTCCGCGGCGAAGCCGTCGAGCAGCGTGGCCGGCCGCCGCAGCGACGGCTCGGGCAGCATCGCGCTCACGACGGGAGCGGCACCGCCGACCAGTTCGTGGTCGATGCCCTGCCAGCCTGCCCGCGCCAGGTCGCACAGCCAGCCGCGCGCCGCCGTCAGCAGGTTCACCGGGCGCTCCGCGCCCGCGGCCGGGGCGGACGCCGCTTCGTCGCGCGCACGCCCGACCGCCTCCTCGACCCGCTCGACGAGCGCGTCGTGCACGGAGCCCAGCAGCGCGGTGCGCGCGGCGGCGAGTGCCATGAAGTGGTCCTCGTCCGCGGCGCCCGCCGCGGACTTCTCGGCCGCCTCGGCGACCCGCCCGGCCAGGGGGGACCCGGCGACGGCGTCCGCGAGCCCGGCCAGACCGGCGGCCCGGGCCGGCTGCGGACGGAGCAGCCCGCCGACGAGCACCTGGTCGAATCCGTCCACGGCGGCCAGGGACTCGTCCAGCCCGTCGACCACGTCGGTCAGCAGGTCCACACGCATCACGCCACCGCCCCGGTCGCCGGGAACCAGTGCATCTCGGGCACGGGAGCGGTCGTCGGCGTGAACTCCAGATAGGCCAGATGGCGCAGGAAGCGGCTGAACACCTGAGCCGCGGCCGACTTGTCGCCCTGGGCGGGGCGCGTGGACGTCATGGCGACGGTGAGGGCGTGCGCGTCGGCCTCCTCACCGGGGACCTCCACCTTCAGGTACCGGGCGACGCGCTCCGGGCCGTACTGCAGCACGGCCTCGCCGATCAGCGCCCGTATGTGGTTGCAGAACGCTCCGCGCGCCCCGCCACAGGGCCGGTTGTTGTTGGTGCTGCACGAGAAGGCGTACGTCCCCGCCTCCACCGACGACACGTACACCCGTCCGATGTCGGAGCCGCTGGACACCACCCCCTGCAACCGCCCGTCCGCCAGCTCGACGAACGGCACCTTGGCCAGCTTCCGCGGCCGTGCGGACGGCACCACCCGCACTGTGCTCGACCTCTCCCAGACCGACAACGCACCATCTCCCATGCATGCGAAAGGGGATGTCCTCGCCGGATCGGCGGGACGTGAGGAAATCTATCGACGGCCACTGACAACGGCCCGGGGCTGTGGACAAGCGGGGGAGACCGCCCGGGGCCGCCCCTCCCGGCGTAGGCCGATCGGCCGAGCGTCCGACCAACTGTTCGTCCGACTCGCCTTCTTGACGTGCGTTCCCACAGGTCGATACTTGTCCAGCGTGCGTTAAGTGACTGTTCGTGACGCCGTCAGCACAGGGCGAGAAAGTGACGCATGTTCCCACCGGGTCGTCGCTCGACGAGCGACGCGGGCAGGCTCGACGCGCGAGAGGTCGGTCAAGGATGAAGAGAAGACTGTGCGGGGCGGCCGCCGCCCTCGGCGTCGCCCTGGCCGCGACCGGACTGCCCGGCCAGGCGTCCGCCGACACCCGCCCCGGCGGCACCCGCGCCACCCTTCCCCTGGGCTCGTCCGACCTCGCGGAGACCCGTACCACGCGGACCTTGCAGCCAGGCCTGACCCTGACCCGCATCGTGCGCGGCGCCGTGGACCCAGCGCACCACTGGACCGTCGAGGCGACCATCCCCGGCGGTGACACCTCGCCCGACCCGGACGCCCCGCCGACCACCCTCAAGGACCGTGCCAGCGCCGACGAGCTCGCCGCCGACCTGCGCGGTGACGGCTTCGACGCGCGGTCCGAGCAGGTCACGACGCCGAGCACGGCCGACTACGCGGGTGGCACGCTCGGCTGGCGCGTGCGCGTCGGCGGCTTCCCCTCCCAGTCCGCAGCGGCAGCGGAACGCACCCGGATGACCAGGGCCGGTTACACCGGCTCGGTCACCTACACGGGCTGGGACGGCGCGACGACGGACCGCGGGCCGTGGCGCCTCGACGTCCTCACCATCGACCCGCGTACCTTCCGGGGCACCCTCGACGCCACCCACGGCCCCGACATCGAGGACCGCGAGACCGTCAGCGCCCTCGCGGACGACGCCGACGCCGTGGCGGCGGTCAACGCGGGCTTCTTCGTCCTCGACCCTCGTTCAGGCGCACCGGGCGACCTGGCGGGCGTCGGCCTGTACGACGGGCGCCTGCTGAGCGAACCGGTCAGCGGACGGCCCGGGTTCGTCGTCCAGGACAACGGCCGGCGTACGCAGATCACC contains these protein-coding regions:
- a CDS encoding phosphodiester glycosidase family protein, translated to MKRRLCGAAAALGVALAATGLPGQASADTRPGGTRATLPLGSSDLAETRTTRTLQPGLTLTRIVRGAVDPAHHWTVEATIPGGDTSPDPDAPPTTLKDRASADELAADLRGDGFDARSEQVTTPSTADYAGGTLGWRVRVGGFPSQSAAAAERTRMTRAGYTGSVTYTGWDGATTDRGPWRLDVLTIDPRTFRGTLDATHGPDIEDRETVSALADDADAVAAVNAGFFVLDPRSGAPGDLAGVGLYDGRLLSEPVSGRPGFVVQDNGRRTQITRLTWEGKVSARGTSLTLDGVNRVPGLIRNCGGSEGDSPTALPLHDVTCTNPDQLVAFTPEYGASTPQGEGVEAVLDSGGRVRELRSVRGGSLPPGGSSIQATGRHVAALTALARPGERLRIDTGLRDDRGRRVTPGPGTDIVNAGPELVRGGRLHVTPATDGMVHPGDPSWYYGWVHKRNPRTLAGTDASGRTVLVTADGRSTDSLGLSITESATVARSLGLRDAVNLDGGGSTTMVAKGQVVNVPSDAAGERPVGDALLILPRRR